ACGGGCTGCGTGAGGCGACCGTCCTGCTCACCCGGCTCGACGTGGCCGGCGCCGGTCCGGAGGCCCTGCGTGCCCTGGAGGCGTACCGCCGGCGCGGGCACGCCGAGCTGCTGGCGCCGGGCTACCCGCCGCAGGCCGTGCGGGTCCTGGAGTCGGCCCGCCAGGTGTCCGCCCTGCTCTCGATCGCCTCCGGCGGCCACGGCGCGGCCGTCAGCGCCTCCGAGATGGCCGCGCGGCAGTCCGTCCTGGCGCCGCTGCGGCGCACCGCCCGGCGGGCCCAGGTGGCTGCCTACAACGCCCTGGTGGACGAGCGCGAGGCGCGCTGACGGCCCGCCGGAGCCGGTCCGGCACCTGGCCGGAAACCGCCCCCGGGCCCGACGGGCGGCCGCCCCCGGGCCCGGGGAGCCCGGACTCCCTGCGCGGCTCCGCCATGACGCCCCCTCTCCTGCGGTGTCGTCTGCTGTGACGTCAGGGCCACCCTTGCACACGGCACTGACAGTCCGTCAGGCCCGCGGCCCCGCCCCCTCCCGGGCCTCGCCGTTGCGCACGGCCCAGAGCGCGGCCTGGGTGCGGTCGGCGAGGTCCAGCTTCATCAGGATGTTGGAGACGTGCGTCTTGACCGTCTTCTCCGACAGGTGCAGGCTGCGCGCGATCTCCCGGTTGGAGCGCCCGTCGGCGATGTGGCCGAGCACCTCGCGCTCGCGCTCGGTGAGGGTGCCGCCGCGGCCCTGCGGCGCGCGCGGGCCGTCCTCGGAGAGCAGGGCCTCGGCCAGCTCCGGCTGGAGCAGCACGTGGCCGGCGTGCACCGAGCGGATCGCACCGGCCAGCGCCTCCGGGTCCACGTCCTTGTAGACGTACCCGGCGGCGCCGGCCCGCAGCGCGGGGACCATCGTGCGGTGCTCGGTGAAGCTGGTGACGATCAGGATGCGGGCCCGGCTGCCCTCCCCCTTGAGCGTGCGCAGTGCCTCGATCCCGTCGACACCGGGCATCTTGAGGTCCATCAGGACGACGTCGGGGTCCAGTTCGCGGGCCCGCTCGACGCCCTCCGCCCCGTCGGCGGCCTCCCCGACCACCTCGATGTCGTCCTGGACCTCCAGGAAGGTGCGCAGTCCGCGCCGGACCACCTGGTGGTCATCGACCAGCAGGACGCGGATCGACGGTGTGCTCTCAGGCACCGGGGACCTCCATCTCGACGAGCGTCCCCCGGCCGGGGGCCGACTCCAGGGTGAGCGTGCCGCCGACGGCGGCCGCACGGTCGCGCATCGAGGCCAGGCCGAGGTGGCGGCCGGCCCGGCGCACGGATTCGGGGTCGAAGCCGCGCCCGTCGTCGCGCACCTGCAGCACGGCGCCGCGCGCGGGCGTCCCGGCCAGGGTGACGGTGACCCGGCCGGCGCCGGAGTGGCGCAGCGCGTTGTGCAGCGCCTCCTGGGCGACCCGCAGCAGCGCGGCCTCCTGGGCGGGCGGCAGGGCGCGCACGCCGTCGGCGGCGAAGGCGACGTCGGCGGTGTGCGCCCGGTCGAGGACCTGCACCTGGGAGGCGAGGGTGGCGCTCAGCCCGTCCTCCTCCAGTGCGGCCGGGCGCAGTTCCACCACGACGGCGCGCAGTTCGTCGGCGGCCTCGGCGGCCAGCCGGGCGACCTCGGCGAGTTCGGCCCGGGCCCGGGCCGGGTCGCGGTCGACGAGCTTGGCGGCGGCCTTGGCGGTCAGCCGCAGCGAGAAGAGCTTCTGCGAGACGGCGTCGTGCAGGTCGTGGGCGATCCGGGCGCGCTCGCCGGCCAGGGTGAGCTCGCGGCTGCGCTCGTACAGCCGGGCGTTGGACAGGGCGAGGGCGGCGTGCGCGGCGAGGATCCGCAGCAGTTCCTCGTCGTGGTCGGTGAACAGGCCGCCGCCGCGCTTGTTGGCGAGGAAGATGACGCCCATCACCTGCGGTTCGTCCTCGGCCGCGTCGGTGTCCAGGATCGGCATGCCGAGGAAGGCGTCCATGTCGGGGTGGGCGGAGGGCCAGCCCTCGAAGGCGGGCGCCTTGCGGACGTCGGCGAGGCGGGTGGGCCCGGTCTCGTGCAGCATCGCGGCGAGCACGCCGTGCTGGCGGGGCAGCGGGCCGATCGCCCGCCACTGCTCGTCGGTGACGCCGTCGACCACGAACTGGGCGAAGCCGCCGTGGTCGTCGGGCACGCCCAGGGCCGCGTACTCGGCGCCGAGCAGGTCCCGGGCGGAGGCGGTGATGCGGCGCAGCACCTCCCGGACCTCCAGATGCCGGCTCATGGCGAGAAGTGCCTGGCTGACGGCCTCGATCCCGGACAGGCAGGGGTCGCAGGCGGGCAGCGGGCCGTGCTGGGCCCGGTGGTCTCCTATGGTGCTGGGCATACCGCCAAACTACCGCCGCGACCAGGACGGTCGCGTCCGCCTGCGGCCGCGCACGCAGCAGGTCCGGGGACCTAGGGCTGCGGGGCCCTCCCGCCCCGAGCCGAAGGGGCGCGCCGGTGCCGAAAGGGAGAAGCGAGGGAGCGCCGACCGTCGGTGCCGGGTCCGAGCGCCCCGGAGGCGAGCGGGCGAGCAACAGAGGGCGGCCTCCCCCGACGCGGGAAGGCCGCCCTCTTGCTCGGGTCCGGGCGTCAGCCCTTCTGCATGACCTCCGGCTCGTGCCGGCGCTGGAGCCGGGTCACGATGACGCCGATCACGACCGAGATCACGATCAGCACGCCCGCGTCGATCGACCACTGGGCGACGGAGTGCGTCCACAGCGGGTCGTACTTGGGGTTCTGGAAGTCCTTGTTCCAGGGGCCCATCAGCTTCGACAGGTCGAGCGTGGTGGAGACGATGCCGGTGCCCCAGCGGGCCGGCATCAGCCAGGCGACCTGCTCCAGGCCGGGCTTGCTGAAGATCTGGAAGAGGCAGCCGGTGAAGACGACCTGGACGATGGCGAACATGACCAGCAGGGGCATGGTCTTCTCGGCGGTCTTCACCAGCGCGGAGATCATCAGGCCGAACATCATCGCGGCGAAGCTCAGCAGGATCATGCCGATGGTCATCTCGATGATCGGCAGGTTCTTGACGATCAGGCCGTGCGCGGGGAGCTTGCGCGGCAGGAAGCCGACGGCGGAGATGATGGCGCCCTGGATCACGCTGAAGATGCCCAGCACGATGATCTTGGACATCATGTACGCCGAGCGGGACAGGCCGGTGGCCCGCTCCCGTTCGTAGATCGCCCGTTCCTTGATCAACTCTCGGACCGAGTTGGCCGCGCCGGAGAAGCAGGCCCCGATCGCCAGGATCAGCATGATCGTCGCGGCCCCGCTGTTGAGCCCGAGCTGCGACTTCGGGTTGGGCGCGAGCCCCGGCGCGTTGGGGATCAGCACGCTGACCGCGCCGATGACCGCGGGCAGCAGTACCGACAGCGCGAGGAAGCCGCGGTCCGAGGCGAGCACGGACATGTAGCGCCGCATCAGCGTCCACAGCTGCGAGCCCCAGCTCTGCGGCTTGGGCGGGCGGATGGCCTCCTGGGCCACCTGGACGTGCTGCACCTCGCCCGCCTCCACGGTGGGGGCGGAGTACTGCTGGTAGTGCACCGAGCCGCGGTAGCGGCCGGCCCAGTCGTGGTCCGGGTAGTTCTCGAAGGCCTGGAAGACGTCCGCCCAGGTCTCGTAGCCGAAGAAGTGCAGCGCCTCGTCCGGCGGGCCGAAGTAGGCCACCGAACCGCCCGGCGCCATCACCAACAGCCGGTCGCAGAGCGCCAGTTCGGCCACCGAGTGGGTGACGACCAGGATCGTGCGGCCGTCGTCGGCCAGGCCGCGCAGCATCTGCATGACCTCGCGGTCCATGCCCGGGTCGAGGCCCGAGGTGGGCTCGTCCAGGAAGATCAGCGAGGGCTTGGTGAGCAGCTCCAGGGCGACCGAGACGCGCTTCTGCTGGCCGCCGGAGAGCGCGGTGATCTTGTTGTCGGCGCGCTTGTCCAGGCGCAGCTCGTACAGCACCTCGTCGATGCGGGCCTCGCGCTCGCGCGCCTCGGTGTCGCCGGGGAAGCGCAGCTGGGCCGCGTACTTGAGGCCCTTCCGGACGGTGAGCTCGCGGTGCAGGATCTCCGACTGCG
The genomic region above belongs to Streptomyces sp. 1331.2 and contains:
- a CDS encoding GAF domain-containing sensor histidine kinase, with product MSRHLEVREVLRRITASARDLLGAEYAALGVPDDHGGFAQFVVDGVTDEQWRAIGPLPRQHGVLAAMLHETGPTRLADVRKAPAFEGWPSAHPDMDAFLGMPILDTDAAEDEPQVMGVIFLANKRGGGLFTDHDEELLRILAAHAALALSNARLYERSRELTLAGERARIAHDLHDAVSQKLFSLRLTAKAAAKLVDRDPARARAELAEVARLAAEAADELRAVVVELRPAALEEDGLSATLASQVQVLDRAHTADVAFAADGVRALPPAQEAALLRVAQEALHNALRHSGAGRVTVTLAGTPARGAVLQVRDDGRGFDPESVRRAGRHLGLASMRDRAAAVGGTLTLESAPGRGTLVEMEVPGA
- a CDS encoding FHA domain-containing protein codes for the protein MPQLVIEINGQQRTLEPGRSYTIGRNPQSDFPFDDARVSWHHGTISFNGSGWQLDDHGSTNGTYVAGARTMQAQLFPGAVVNLGNPENGPRLGFSAPAHAAAPQATPIHEAATSRGPVPQPQQPGWPQQDPYQQPQQQGWAGQPQAQQPFPQQQYAPQPQQGFPQQQGFPPGQGFPQQQGLQPPQQHGAGPQPTMIRNLTAGMNTVRIGRALDNDIVVSDLQVSRHHAELRQLPDGRYEIVDLGSHNGIFLNGQRVQRQLMGPQDRLTVGHSSFVLVGDQLQEFVDTGAVSFSARHLTVEVEHKGGKKILLNDVSFGVPEKSLVAVIGPSGSGKSTLLRALTGYRPADRGEVLYDGRNLYKQFAELRSRIGLVPQSEILHRELTVRKGLKYAAQLRFPGDTEAREREARIDEVLYELRLDKRADNKITALSGGQQKRVSVALELLTKPSLIFLDEPTSGLDPGMDREVMQMLRGLADDGRTILVVTHSVAELALCDRLLVMAPGGSVAYFGPPDEALHFFGYETWADVFQAFENYPDHDWAGRYRGSVHYQQYSAPTVEAGEVQHVQVAQEAIRPPKPQSWGSQLWTLMRRYMSVLASDRGFLALSVLLPAVIGAVSVLIPNAPGLAPNPKSQLGLNSGAATIMLILAIGACFSGAANSVRELIKERAIYERERATGLSRSAYMMSKIIVLGIFSVIQGAIISAVGFLPRKLPAHGLIVKNLPIIEMTIGMILLSFAAMMFGLMISALVKTAEKTMPLLVMFAIVQVVFTGCLFQIFSKPGLEQVAWLMPARWGTGIVSTTLDLSKLMGPWNKDFQNPKYDPLWTHSVAQWSIDAGVLIVISVVIGVIVTRLQRRHEPEVMQKG
- a CDS encoding response regulator, with the protein product MPESTPSIRVLLVDDHQVVRRGLRTFLEVQDDIEVVGEAADGAEGVERARELDPDVVLMDLKMPGVDGIEALRTLKGEGSRARILIVTSFTEHRTMVPALRAGAAGYVYKDVDPEALAGAIRSVHAGHVLLQPELAEALLSEDGPRAPQGRGGTLTEREREVLGHIADGRSNREIARSLHLSEKTVKTHVSNILMKLDLADRTQAALWAVRNGEAREGAGPRA